The Vibrio tasmaniensis genomic sequence ATTGGCTATACATCACGCCCGAAGCTAATTCCAAGTAACCAAGTAGACTCAAGCCACCGACACACATTACCACGCCGTAGAAGAACAGCAACGTGTCCCATTCGGCATGCGACACTCTTCGAAATACATCGAATGGCACAACAGAACCAAGTCGCTTCAGGGCACCTTCATCGTTATTGGCGATCGCCACCGCTTTTTTCTTCGCGAGTGAGTTGGGTAAGGTCTTACGTAAGTAATAACCAAAGAACTGCAGATAGGCGAGCCCCATCATCATCCCCATCACAGGAGGGAAGTGGAGTACGGCATGGAAAGCAACAGCGGTCGCGATTGTCATGATGAACAAGAATACGATTCGTCTTGCACCACGTTTTAATTCAACGTGTTGATGAACCGTGTCAGGTTGGGTGGTGGGTACAAAGTAAGACATGATCAAAGCAGGGACGAGGTAATTCATCACCGAAGGAATAAACAAAGGAATGAACTCACTAAAACTCACATAACCAGCCTGCCACACCATGAGCGTTGTGATGTCGCCGAATGGACTGAATGCACCGCCAGCGTTGGCGGCTATCACGATATTCACGCAGGCTAGGTTGACGAATTTAGGGTTAGAACCTGCCACTTTAAGAACCACAGCACACATCAGTAGAGCTGTCGTGAGGTTGTCGGCAATAGGTGAGATAAAGAAGGCCAGAATACCGGTTATCCAGAACAAAGAGCGAAAGTTAAAGCCTTTGCCTACCATCCACGCTTGCAGCGCATCAAACAGTCTTCTCTCTTCCATGGCGCTAATGTA encodes the following:
- the nhaD gene encoding sodium:proton antiporter NhaD, which encodes MLGIQLSAVLSLLFFSTVAGAATSQLGEPLKLTSSFAGYLSLTIFVVAYIVVMMEEYLKLRKSKPVLLAAGLIWIIIGFTYQEHNLVEVAKQALEHNLLEYAELLLFLLVAMTYISAMEERRLFDALQAWMVGKGFNFRSLFWITGILAFFISPIADNLTTALLMCAVVLKVAGSNPKFVNLACVNIVIAANAGGAFSPFGDITTLMVWQAGYVSFSEFIPLFIPSVMNYLVPALIMSYFVPTTQPDTVHQHVELKRGARRIVFLFIMTIATAVAFHAVLHFPPVMGMMMGLAYLQFFGYYLRKTLPNSLAKKKAVAIANNDEGALKRLGSVVPFDVFRRVSHAEWDTLLFFYGVVMCVGGLSLLGYLELASGVMYSQWDPIWANVMVGILSAIVDNIPVMFAVLSMEPQMSMGNWLLITLTAGVGGSLLSIGSAAGVALMGAAHGKYTFFGHLKWMPVIMIGYAVSIAAHLWLNGDMF